One genomic segment of Coffea arabica cultivar ET-39 chromosome 6e, Coffea Arabica ET-39 HiFi, whole genome shotgun sequence includes these proteins:
- the LOC140009929 gene encoding secreted RxLR effector protein 161-like, translated as MYATHCTRPDISYAVCRLARYTKNPGIEHWKAIGRVLRYLKRTKDLELSYNKFPVVLEGYSDASWVTSVCDKVSTSGWIFMLGGGAVSWASKKQTVITHSTMEAEFVALAAACKEAEWLRNLLLDIELWPNPMPAISLHCDSEATMSRALNRIYNGKSRHISLRHEYVRQLLNDGIVTVVYVRSFNNLADPFTKALSRDVVKATSLGMGLKPIV; from the coding sequence ATGTATGCTACACATTGTACTAGGCCAGATATTTCATATGCAGTTTGTAGACTCGCTAGATACACTAAGAATCCTGGTAtagagcattggaaagctatagGTAGAGTGCTTCGATATCTTAAAAGGACAAAAGATTTAGAGCTTTCCTATAACAAATTTCCGGTTGTACTTGAAGGTTATTCCGATGCAAGTTGGGTAACCAGTGTATGTGACAAAGTGTCTACTTCTGGATGGATTTTTATGTTGGGTGGAGGAGCTGTTTCTTGGGCATCAAAGAAACAAAcagtcataactcattccaccATGGAGGCTGAGTTTGTAGCCTTAGCAGCTGCATGCAAAGAGGCCGAATGGCTAAGAAACTTACTGTTAGACATCGAGTTGTGGCCAAACCCGATGCCAGCCATTTCTTTGCATTGTGATAGCGAAGCCACTATGTCTAGAGCGTTAAATAGAATATATAACGGCAAATCTAGACATATAAGTCTAAGACATGAATATGTCAGACAATTATTGAATGATGGCATAGTCACAGTAGTGTATGTTAGATCATTCAACAATTTGGCGGATCCATTCACTAAAGCTCTCTCAAGAGATGTAGTGAAAGCAACGTCATTGGGAATGGGGTTAAAACCCATTGTCTAA